A stretch of the Candidatus Omnitrophota bacterium genome encodes the following:
- a CDS encoding FecR domain-containing protein, translated as MTVKGISIIFLCIMAIALVLPVTGTCSALEPITSKVYITAITGEKDVQVLKVSTIGWAQAEAGMVLSEGDRIKTGANSGASIRYDDGAVIDIANSANLVLTQLRDTSNSGKTQNKLVLESGIMHGLFEKVTPGEASRFEIKTPTAVCGVLGTKIYIDTTTNTVYVLEGSLTVVNMETGETYTVDAGSSIAINTDGSTSGPQPYSEAEIQEVAEQFEAMEIDVLGYTPPADTTDPNAEIQFTPEVEEPASKI; from the coding sequence ATGACAGTAAAAGGTATTAGTATTATTTTTTTATGCATTATGGCAATAGCCCTTGTATTGCCCGTCACAGGCACATGCAGTGCCCTTGAGCCAATAACGTCTAAAGTTTACATCACTGCTATAACAGGCGAAAAGGACGTTCAGGTATTAAAGGTATCCACAATAGGCTGGGCCCAGGCAGAGGCTGGCATGGTATTATCCGAAGGCGACAGGATAAAAACAGGCGCTAATTCAGGCGCGAGCATCAGATATGATGACGGCGCTGTAATTGATATCGCTAATTCCGCCAATCTTGTACTTACCCAATTGCGCGATACGTCAAATTCAGGCAAAACACAGAATAAACTTGTCCTGGAATCAGGCATCATGCACGGACTTTTTGAAAAAGTAACGCCTGGCGAAGCCTCAAGGTTTGAAATAAAGACCCCTACGGCTGTCTGCGGTGTGCTTGGAACAAAAATATACATTGATACCACAACTAATACGGTATATGTCCTGGAAGGCTCTTTGACTGTTGTCAATATGGAGACCGGCGAAACCTACACTGTTGATGCCGGTAGCAGTATCGCTATCAATACTGACGGCTCCACATCAGGCCCACAGCCGTATTCAGAAGCGGAGATTCAGGAAGTAGCAGAGCAATTTGAGGCCATGGAAATTGATGTCCTTGGATATACGCCTCCGGCTGATACAACAGACCCTAATGCCGAAATTCAGTTTACTCCTGAAGTAGAGGAACCTGCCAGCAAGATATAA
- a CDS encoding sugar transferase yields the protein MLKEKETVIRKAMILLDGLVVCGAFLLSYYLGRYFHVFYKESSLPFADIVNYLPSSIEQYIIILLFAMLLWPAMLYINGAYKAIRTESFFAMVWTVAKSAVYMVFAFGSLIFFLQFKFVSRLFFINFILISAFLIIIEKIIVFYVVKNARKKGHNFKRFLIVGTGKRADSFIAKINNHPEWGFKIEGVIDYEKHPAGKNIKGIEIIGTLDNLQDILCDKAIDEVVFLVPRSALGKIENALYVCENLGIRATLAIDLFDFKLARFHQTELDGTPLLSFETTVADELRLFIKRGIDIMASLIGLIILSPVFLITALLIKLTSTGPVFFLQKRAGLNGREFVLYKFRTMYNDADKKRGQMESLNEMDGPVFKIKNDPRITPAGKMLRKLSIDELPQLLNVLIGNMSLVGPRPLPVYEVGKFEPWQRRRLSMRPGITCLWQVSGRNRIQSFDDWMKLDLDYIDKWHLRLDFFILFKTIPVVLFGVGAY from the coding sequence ATGCTAAAAGAAAAAGAGACGGTAATAAGAAAGGCAATGATACTTTTGGACGGCCTGGTAGTATGCGGGGCATTTTTGCTCTCTTATTATTTGGGCAGGTATTTCCACGTCTTCTACAAGGAAAGTAGTCTTCCATTCGCTGATATCGTAAATTATCTGCCATCAAGCATTGAACAATATATCATTATATTGTTATTCGCCATGCTCCTTTGGCCTGCCATGCTTTATATAAACGGGGCTTATAAGGCCATCAGGACAGAGTCTTTCTTTGCAATGGTATGGACAGTAGCAAAGTCGGCTGTATATATGGTGTTTGCCTTCGGTTCGCTAATATTCTTTCTTCAATTCAAATTCGTAAGCAGGTTATTTTTTATAAATTTTATCCTGATAAGCGCCTTTTTGATTATTATTGAGAAAATAATTGTTTTTTATGTGGTAAAAAATGCCAGAAAAAAAGGCCATAATTTTAAAAGATTTTTGATAGTAGGCACTGGCAAAAGAGCGGATAGTTTCATAGCAAAAATAAATAATCACCCGGAATGGGGCTTTAAAATAGAAGGTGTGATAGATTATGAAAAACACCCTGCCGGCAAAAATATAAAAGGCATTGAAATAATAGGCACTCTGGACAACCTGCAAGACATATTATGCGATAAGGCCATTGATGAGGTGGTCTTTTTGGTGCCGCGTTCTGCCCTGGGAAAAATTGAAAACGCCCTCTATGTTTGCGAGAATTTGGGTATCAGGGCAACACTTGCCATTGACCTGTTTGACTTTAAACTGGCGAGGTTTCACCAGACAGAACTTGACGGGACACCTCTTTTAAGCTTTGAGACAACTGTTGCCGATGAATTAAGGCTTTTTATTAAAAGAGGTATTGACATTATGGCCTCTCTTATCGGCTTAATAATATTAAGCCCTGTTTTTTTAATTACAGCCCTGCTTATTAAGCTAACATCAACCGGGCCGGTATTTTTTCTGCAAAAAAGAGCGGGGCTAAACGGCAGGGAGTTTGTGCTTTATAAATTCAGGACAATGTATAATGATGCTGATAAAAAACGCGGGCAAATGGAAAGCCTGAATGAGATGGACGGGCCTGTATTTAAGATAAAAAATGACCCGCGTATTACCCCGGCAGGAAAGATGCTTAGAAAATTGAGCATTGATGAATTGCCGCAATTGCTGAATGTCCTCATAGGCAATATGAGCCTTGTAGGGCCGAGGCCCTTGCCTGTGTATGAAGTGGGAAAATTTGAACCCTGGCAGAGAAGGCGTTTATCCATGAGGCCGGGGATTACCTGCCTGTGGCAGGTAAGCGGCAGGAATAGGATACAGAGCTTTGATGATTGGATGAAGCTTGATCTGGATTATATAGATAAGTGGCACCTGCGGCTTGATTTTTTTATACTATTTAAAACAATACCTGTTGTTTTGTTTGGAGTTGGGGCGTATTAA
- a CDS encoding tetratricopeptide repeat protein: MKITHIFFCLLIFTITACKIAFCQDDDFSGGRGFAPWERLNEEAVEFYKAGDFAQALARAEEALKASEYALGKDSPVVATALNNLALLYYKQKQYDKAEVFYTRSLEISQKAYGNESAEAGQVLNNLGTLSYAKADYDKAESYYRRSLAIRDKALGPDHPDTRKSVNNLIALHHAKGAFEQKSALTNYFEDMFVEASDIYERINSGRDIVMLDVRSRDKQDTNYIPNSIRFSSDNFKSSQDDLSRILQSTNRGAVIVVFSSADEDISEIVKYIRALGHRAYALKGGFASWQKQEQGS; the protein is encoded by the coding sequence ATGAAAATAACCCATATATTTTTCTGCCTATTGATATTTACCATTACAGCCTGCAAAATAGCTTTTTGCCAGGATGATGATTTCTCCGGAGGCAGGGGCTTTGCCCCATGGGAAAGGCTAAACGAAGAGGCCGTGGAATTTTATAAAGCCGGAGACTTTGCCCAGGCCCTTGCCAGAGCAGAAGAGGCGCTGAAGGCATCGGAATATGCACTTGGAAAAGACAGCCCTGTTGTAGCCACAGCGCTAAATAATCTTGCCCTGCTATACTATAAACAAAAACAATATGATAAAGCCGAGGTTTTCTATACGCGTTCTCTTGAGATAAGCCAAAAGGCATACGGCAATGAAAGCGCGGAGGCAGGCCAGGTGCTTAATAATCTTGGGACGCTTTCCTATGCCAAGGCGGATTATGACAAGGCAGAGTCATATTACAGGCGCTCGCTTGCCATAAGAGACAAAGCGCTGGGGCCAGACCACCCTGACACAAGAAAAAGCGTAAATAACCTGATAGCACTGCACCACGCCAAGGGCGCCTTTGAGCAAAAGTCGGCATTGACAAATTACTTTGAGGACATGTTTGTAGAAGCCTCCGACATATATGAGCGCATTAATTCCGGACGCGACATAGTGATGCTTGACGTAAGAAGCAGGGACAAGCAAGATACGAATTACATACCCAATTCCATACGTTTTTCGTCGGATAATTTTAAAAGCTCGCAGGATGACCTTTCGCGGATACTTCAAAGCACCAACCGCGGGGCTGTAATAGTGGTATTTTCATCGGCAGATGAGGATATCAGCGAGATAGTGAAGTATATCAGGGCCCTTGGCCATAGGGCATATGCCCTCAAGGGCGGTTTCGCTTCATGGCAGAAACAGGAACAGGGCTCTTGA
- a CDS encoding right-handed parallel beta-helix repeat-containing protein: MKLRSVISGGLLSLALIFSITGPCLAEDPVTAAGWVEQGKQNLINNGNLSGAHSDFQQALILEPNHPQANFWRAITLVSMTIQDQGVVDTLNAFGITNNPAEGDPRPLVPGDLNDIMALGESVSLPESGLDDNSPTLTDVQTLLDSVLLPNIISALNDHIQKISDNTEYSDTITIDEETLTIGYAEVKALEAGLNALAGFINLLCAYNTDNFDIDSFYNSVDSGSTPAINDILNNYPNILTLKDAERLTDAKGYMQSAVEGGLTVIDLLNTRGDDGEYFLGLDPEDQDTTQIVTDNLEALQQSLDEGISFDLSAPADTFPQMDDFYSNVAFNFSSLFDSPKNIRALLPEFDANNEILKSSFPDPTMAGLFPDMTQEDLNHFIGVGPEYNQISVDWNSSPAPQIILSWEMDESADFNSYRIARTTTPDDNSSWQWICDPITDASITTLQDADIDEEANNIYYYRLYAYYNSGAESTYSNTGVAILAMYIDIDSISSEEDGTKDNPFKSISGVINDFELRGAKLRVAQGEYNESTRTGLWFDSESSVILEGGYESANWTRDVNAYMTNINAAGLEGSVISIPSNSTIDGFIITGALNDQGFPGTGIDIYQRSSVTIKNCMVISNQIGIAVSDSSGVSIEHCIIGDNSQCGLNVYNTQNMSITDSFIVGNINTGINCGGASSDVSLYNNVIAKNTGTGVNAVSISKLTIVNNTVAHNDSDGPVVFANGIYYSGIADLTIANNTVFANNNYGILGDGTAGTITANNSYGNGDGNFTNCGTAEGSDDNTCQDPLFLDPDNVAGDDNTPWTSDDGYMLTSNSPCIDKGGDSLPESITEDIIGNNRISGNSVDMGAYEYQQEDDDYEPILTADIDGNGIKDLVMDFGQDSSSAKTGLWVRYNNSASWKHIALDSVYEMLAS, encoded by the coding sequence ATGAAGTTAAGATCGGTTATCTCGGGTGGTTTACTATCTCTTGCGCTGATATTTTCAATAACAGGCCCCTGCCTCGCGGAGGATCCGGTTACAGCCGCCGGATGGGTAGAGCAGGGCAAGCAAAACCTTATAAATAACGGCAATCTTTCGGGCGCTCACAGCGATTTCCAGCAGGCCCTTATTTTAGAACCCAATCATCCGCAGGCAAATTTTTGGCGTGCCATAACCCTTGTATCAATGACCATACAAGACCAGGGTGTTGTTGATACGCTTAACGCGTTTGGTATAACCAATAATCCGGCCGAAGGCGACCCGCGGCCTCTTGTGCCCGGCGATCTAAACGATATCATGGCCCTGGGCGAATCCGTAAGCCTTCCTGAATCAGGCCTTGATGATAACTCTCCGACGCTTACTGATGTGCAAACTCTTTTAGACAGCGTGCTTTTGCCTAATATCATATCAGCCCTTAATGACCATATCCAGAAAATTTCAGATAACACGGAATACAGCGACACTATCACAATTGACGAAGAAACCCTGACTATCGGTTACGCGGAAGTAAAAGCGCTGGAGGCAGGCCTAAACGCTTTGGCAGGATTTATAAATTTACTCTGCGCGTATAATACGGACAACTTTGATATAGATAGTTTTTATAACAGCGTTGATTCAGGGTCAACGCCTGCCATAAACGATATTCTAAATAATTACCCAAATATTTTAACACTTAAAGACGCCGAGCGGCTTACCGATGCAAAAGGCTATATGCAGTCGGCAGTAGAAGGCGGCCTGACAGTAATTGATCTCTTAAATACAAGAGGAGATGACGGAGAATATTTCCTCGGCTTAGACCCCGAGGACCAGGATACAACGCAAATCGTTACTGATAATCTTGAAGCATTACAGCAGTCCCTGGATGAAGGGATAAGTTTTGACCTGTCGGCGCCTGCCGATACCTTTCCCCAGATGGATGACTTCTACTCAAATGTAGCTTTTAATTTTTCTTCATTATTTGACTCGCCTAAAAATATCAGGGCTCTTTTGCCCGAGTTTGATGCCAATAATGAAATACTAAAAAGCAGTTTCCCCGACCCTACCATGGCGGGCTTGTTTCCTGATATGACACAGGAAGACCTTAATCATTTTATCGGCGTAGGCCCTGAATATAACCAGATATCCGTTGACTGGAACAGCTCTCCAGCGCCGCAAATAATACTTTCATGGGAAATGGATGAATCAGCGGATTTTAACAGTTACAGAATAGCGCGCACGACTACTCCCGATGATAACTCTTCATGGCAGTGGATATGCGACCCGATTACCGATGCCTCTATCACGACACTGCAGGATGCCGACATTGATGAAGAGGCAAACAACATATATTATTACCGCCTTTACGCATATTACAACAGCGGCGCGGAGTCAACATATTCAAATACGGGTGTGGCTATTTTGGCAATGTATATTGATATTGACAGCATATCGTCCGAAGAAGACGGCACCAAAGACAATCCCTTCAAATCCATAAGCGGCGTGATAAATGACTTTGAGTTAAGAGGCGCTAAACTGCGCGTGGCGCAGGGAGAATACAATGAATCAACGCGCACAGGATTATGGTTTGATAGTGAATCAAGCGTTATCCTGGAGGGCGGTTACGAATCAGCGAATTGGACAAGAGACGTTAACGCGTATATGACGAACATCAATGCCGCGGGGCTGGAAGGAAGCGTGATATCTATCCCGTCTAATTCAACAATTGACGGGTTTATCATAACAGGCGCGCTAAATGATCAGGGTTTTCCCGGAACAGGCATTGATATCTATCAGCGTTCTTCGGTTACCATAAAAAACTGCATGGTCATAAGCAATCAGATAGGCATAGCAGTATCTGATTCTTCCGGGGTATCAATAGAACACTGTATAATAGGCGATAATTCCCAGTGCGGGCTCAATGTCTACAACACGCAAAACATGTCAATTACCGATTCGTTTATTGTCGGTAATATCAACACCGGCATCAATTGCGGGGGAGCTTCGTCAGATGTGTCCTTGTATAATAACGTCATAGCGAAGAATACAGGCACCGGAGTAAATGCCGTATCTATTAGTAAACTAACTATTGTCAATAATACTGTAGCGCATAATGATTCTGACGGGCCGGTAGTTTTTGCAAACGGCATATATTATTCCGGTATCGCGGACTTGACAATAGCCAATAATACGGTTTTTGCAAACAATAATTACGGCATTCTCGGTGACGGCACGGCGGGGACAATAACTGCCAATAATTCATACGGCAATGGCGACGGAAACTTCACCAACTGCGGCACTGCGGAAGGCAGTGACGATAATACCTGCCAGGACCCTTTGTTCCTTGACCCGGATAATGTAGCCGGCGATGACAATACCCCATGGACATCCGATGACGGGTATATGCTGACCAGTAACAGCCCCTGTATAGACAAGGGTGGTGATTCTTTGCCCGAAAGTATTACCGAGGACATAATAGGCAACAATAGAATCAGCGGCAATAGCGTTGATATGGGAGCATATGAGTATCAGCAAGAGGATGATGACTATGAGCCGATATTGACAGCCGACATTGATGGTAATGGAATAAAAGACCTTGTAATGGATTTTGGCCAGGATTCTTCAAGTGCAAAAACCGGTTTATGGGTACGTTATAATAACAGTGCTTCATGGAAACATATTGCGCTAGATAGCGTGTATGAAATGCTGGCATCTGA
- a CDS encoding GDP-mannose 4,6-dehydratase: protein MTNKKKSIIVTGAAGFVGWKTCEFLLKNNSMVIGVDNLNSYYDTQLKKWRLNQLKHFKGFKFYKSDIENINDIKHIIKMSKPGAVINLAARAGVRYSVENPFIYATTNVIGTLNLLELCRQHNINKFVTASTSSLYAGQKMPFKETLAVNTPISPYAATKKAAEALCYTYHHLFGIDTCILRYFTVYGPAGRPDMSPFKFIEKIRRGLPVEIYGDGRQKRDFTYIDDIADATIKALKIKGYNIFNLGNNKPHTLLKLIALIEHQLGKKAIKKYLKPYKTDMEATWADISKANKILDWIPQTELAKGIEKTVKWHCNNNFVNSITIN, encoded by the coding sequence ATGACAAATAAGAAAAAATCAATAATTGTTACAGGGGCCGCGGGTTTCGTAGGATGGAAAACATGCGAATTCCTTCTTAAGAATAACTCCATGGTAATTGGAGTTGATAACCTAAACAGTTATTATGACACACAGCTCAAGAAGTGGCGGCTTAACCAGCTTAAACACTTTAAAGGTTTTAAATTTTACAAAAGTGATATAGAAAATATAAACGATATTAAACACATAATTAAGATGTCTAAACCTGGGGCTGTGATTAATCTCGCGGCAAGAGCAGGCGTTAGATACAGCGTTGAAAATCCATTCATATATGCCACCACAAACGTGATCGGCACTTTAAATTTACTTGAACTTTGCAGGCAACACAATATTAATAAATTCGTTACAGCATCCACATCATCCCTTTACGCGGGTCAAAAAATGCCTTTTAAAGAAACTCTTGCCGTTAATACACCCATATCACCATATGCCGCTACAAAAAAAGCTGCCGAGGCTTTATGCTATACATATCACCATTTGTTTGGCATAGATACGTGTATCTTACGGTATTTCACTGTTTATGGGCCCGCGGGAAGGCCTGATATGAGCCCTTTTAAATTTATTGAAAAAATCCGTCGTGGGTTGCCTGTAGAAATATATGGCGACGGCCGGCAAAAAAGAGACTTTACCTATATTGACGATATCGCCGATGCTACTATCAAAGCGTTAAAAATAAAAGGTTACAATATTTTTAATCTCGGTAATAATAAGCCTCATACATTGCTTAAACTTATCGCTTTAATTGAACATCAATTAGGGAAGAAGGCTATCAAAAAATATCTAAAACCCTATAAAACAGATATGGAAGCAACATGGGCTGATATATCAAAAGCGAATAAAATACTTGATTGGATACCGCAAACAGAACTCGCTAAGGGCATTGAAAAAACTGTAAAGTGGCATTGCAATAATAATTTTGTAAATTCTATAACAATAAATTAA